Sequence from the Bacillus thuringiensis genome:
CATTGCTGCTACGAATAATTTACGATACGTAAATCGTGAAACTAAAAAGGCACTAATCGGTACTAAAATACCATTTACAAGCATGAAGCCTGTAATTAACCATTGTGCTGTTGAAGTTGATACGTTAAATTCATTCATTAACGGAGGCAATGCAACGTTTATGATTGTTTGGTTTAAAATAGAAACGAACATACCGAGAATTAATACTGTTACAACTGCTTTTACGTTCACATTCTCTATAGACATAGACGTATGTTTTTTCGGTACTTCTTTTTCTTGTTTTACTTCTTCTTGCTTTCCTGTTTCCAACTCAACTACATTAGAAATTTCCGATTCTTGCTTGTGTTCAATTTCTTTCTCTTCTGTTTCTACCTTACTTACTTCTATTTTACTTACGGCTGGGACTTGTTCTTCTCCCGCGTTCGTTTTTTTCTTTCGTAAAAGACGATTTACAAGGAAGAAGACGATTATACAAAATAGTGCATATCCTGCAATTACGATTGAGGACATCTCATCTCCCCCTTACTTATGAATACGAACTGTCACATTCATTCCAGGAACAATATTTACTGATTTGCTATGATCTAAAGAAATTTTAACTGGTACTACTTGTGTTACTTTCGTATAGTTCGCTGTTGCGTTGCTTGATGGCAACATAGAGAATGTGTTCGCTGTTGTTAAGCCAACTTGTTCTACTTTTCCTGTTAACGTTGTATCTGGGTATGCATCTACATACACATCTACATCTTGACCTTTTTGAACATCATCAACATCTGTTTCTTCAATGTTTGCTGTTACCCATAAATTGTTCATATCGAATGCGTAAGCAATCGGGCTACCAGCTCCAACGAAAGCATTTGTTGTTGCGTTTGATTGTACAACTGTTGCATTTTGTGGAATTGTTACATCTACTGTTTGTTCTCCATTAGCTGCCGCTACAGTAACAGCACCTAATTTATCATTCTCGTTGTAATTCTTACCTACTTCAGCTTTCCAGTCAGTTAATTTACCTGCCACTGGTGAAGCAATCGGAATTACCTTTCCATCAATTTTTGCATTGTCTGTTTTTAAATAATTTTCCGCTTGATTGTAATAGTAATAACCGCCAATGCCGCCGCCAACTAGTACAATTAATGTGATAATGTTGATAATCACCATTCTTCGAAACTGATTCATTGCATTCCTCTCCTTATATCGCATATAATTTTTTTCTAAACTATTTACGTCCTTATTGTTTAGAGTGTTTAATTGTTAATTATATTAACCTTTAAACAAAAAAATCACACCATCTGCGGTGTAAATCGAAATTTATCTACCTGCGAGCGGTGCTGATTTCTGAAGGACTATCGTTTATAATTATAAATAATTATTTTGAAACTACAACCGACAATTCACTTATGAAATGTCGCTTAAACAACAATATAATACCAATATGTTGTTTAAGTACAGAAAATTAAACGAGGGGAAATAAAAATGTCTATTAAAAATACAAATGATCCACGTGTAAAACGGACGAGACAACTCATACAGGATGCTTTTGTCGCTTTAGTAGGCGAAAAAGGGTTTGAAAATGTAACTGTTCAACATATTGCAGAACGTGCTCCTGTAAATCGCGCTACGTTTTATAGCCATTACCACGATAAATATGACTTATTAGACAAAAGCATTGAAGAAATGTTAGAGAAGCTAACAGAGGTTATTAAACCGAAAAATAGAAATAAAGAAGATTTTCAACTTACATTTGATTCACCACATCCAAGTTTCTTTGCCTTGTTCGAACATATTGCAGAAAATGCGAATTTTTATAACGTCATGCTTGGTGATAAAGCTGCTGGAAACTATACGTATAAGATGATGAAAGCAATTCAAACACATTTAACATTAAGCCTCTCTATTTCACAACCTAACGATGAAAAACTAATGGTTCCACGTGATATTCTCATTAGTTATGTTACTGGTGCTCACCTCGGGATGATTATGTCATGGCTAAAAAGAGGAATGATATATACCCCGCATTTTATGGCCATGCAATTAACTCGTTTAATAATTTTAGGGGCTCATACTGCAGCTGGATTAGAACGACCTTTTTAAAACATAAAAAAGCGAAGGAGAGGCTCCTTCGCTTTTTCTATTAATTAAATGTAATGTTATGTACAGCCTCTTTATCAAGACGTTTAATAACTTCTACAATTAACTTCACTGCATTTTCATAGTCATCACGGTGCAACATTGCCGCATGAGAATGAATGTAACGCGTTGCAATCGTAATTGCCATAGAAGGAATACCATTTACAGCAATATGAATTGCACCTGCATCCGTTCCTCCGCCCGCTACTGAATCATATTGATACGGGATTTGTAATTCGTCAGCAACATCTACTACAAAGTCACGTAAACCTGTATGTCCAATAACAGAAGCATCATATAAAATGATCTGTGGTCCATCTCCCATTTTACTTTGCGCTTCTTTTGCCGTTACACCTGGCGTATCTCCAGCGATACCAACATCTACTGCGAATGCGATATCAGGTTTAATATAGTTTGCAGATGTTTTCGCACCACGAAGACCCACTTCTTCTTGTACAGTCCCTACGCCATATACAACGTTTGGATGCTT
This genomic interval carries:
- a CDS encoding TetR/AcrR family transcriptional regulator — encoded protein: MSIKNTNDPRVKRTRQLIQDAFVALVGEKGFENVTVQHIAERAPVNRATFYSHYHDKYDLLDKSIEEMLEKLTEVIKPKNRNKEDFQLTFDSPHPSFFALFEHIAENANFYNVMLGDKAAGNYTYKMMKAIQTHLTLSLSISQPNDEKLMVPRDILISYVTGAHLGMIMSWLKRGMIYTPHFMAMQLTRLIILGAHTAAGLERPF
- a CDS encoding HlyD family secretion protein, whose translation is MNQFRRMVIINIITLIVLVGGGIGGYYYYNQAENYLKTDNAKIDGKVIPIASPVAGKLTDWKAEVGKNYNENDKLGAVTVAAANGEQTVDVTIPQNATVVQSNATTNAFVGAGSPIAYAFDMNNLWVTANIEETDVDDVQKGQDVDVYVDAYPDTTLTGKVEQVGLTTANTFSMLPSSNATANYTKVTQVVPVKISLDHSKSVNIVPGMNVTVRIHK